In the genome of Limnobaculum zhutongyuii, one region contains:
- a CDS encoding Na/Pi cotransporter family protein: MLTLLHLLSSVALLVWGTHIVRTGVMRVFGSDLRRILSASIQKKWRAFIAGVGVTALVQSSNATALLVISFVSQGLIGLAPALVILLGADVGTALMARVLTFDLSWLSPLLILFGVITFLSQKKTRIGQVGRAGIGLGLILLALQLIVISAEPITQASAVREVFSSLAGDAVLALLIGALFAMVSYSSLAAVLLTATLAATGLVPLNIALCIVIGSNLGSGFLALLSSRGQGATSRRLVLGSLLFKIIGCVLVVPWIAVLTQWLRQYSLPAAEVVIYFHVLYNLLRCILMLPLVNPMARLTTRMIAEDPAIAAQLTPRYLDSAALDTPSLALANAVRETLRLGDVVEQMLVGFNEVLAGNQQHRREVAHLKDETDMLYGAIKLYLARLPQESLSTVDSRRWAEIIDTAVNLEQAGEIIDRMTSEVSSKSLGVRKSFSLKGMEELNTLYLRLVKNLDLAMSVFLSGDIDNARRLRRAKHRFRLLNQRYSLGHVERLHHKNLQSMETSSLHMGLLADMRRLNSLFCAVAYYVLEVQDEESHSDGDAGVTN, translated from the coding sequence ATGCTGACCTTGCTTCATTTGCTCTCCTCTGTGGCCCTGTTAGTTTGGGGAACTCATATTGTTCGTACCGGTGTGATGCGGGTGTTTGGTTCCGATCTGCGTCGGATACTGAGCGCCAGCATTCAGAAAAAATGGCGGGCATTTATCGCCGGAGTAGGTGTAACTGCGCTGGTGCAAAGCAGCAATGCCACCGCATTATTGGTGATCTCTTTTGTCTCTCAGGGGCTGATTGGTTTAGCGCCAGCACTGGTGATTCTGTTAGGGGCTGATGTGGGTACGGCACTGATGGCGCGAGTGCTGACCTTCGATCTCTCCTGGCTATCGCCGCTGTTGATTCTGTTTGGTGTGATTACTTTTTTAAGCCAGAAGAAAACCCGTATCGGGCAAGTGGGCCGGGCTGGTATTGGACTGGGGCTGATTTTGCTGGCTCTGCAACTGATTGTCATTTCAGCCGAACCCATTACTCAGGCCAGCGCAGTACGGGAGGTTTTCTCCTCTCTGGCTGGTGATGCCGTTTTAGCGTTATTAATTGGCGCACTGTTTGCCATGGTGAGTTACTCCAGTCTGGCGGCAGTATTGCTAACCGCCACGCTGGCCGCCACCGGGCTGGTACCACTTAATATTGCGCTGTGTATTGTCATTGGTTCTAACCTGGGCAGCGGTTTCCTGGCTTTGCTTAGCAGCCGTGGGCAGGGGGCAACGTCACGACGTCTGGTATTGGGCAGTCTGCTGTTTAAGATTATTGGTTGCGTGCTGGTGGTGCCGTGGATTGCCGTACTGACTCAATGGCTGCGTCAGTACTCACTGCCTGCTGCGGAAGTGGTGATCTATTTCCACGTATTGTACAACCTGCTGCGCTGTATTTTGATGTTGCCACTGGTTAATCCAATGGCCCGTCTTACCACGCGCATGATAGCGGAAGACCCTGCAATAGCAGCTCAACTAACCCCTCGCTATCTTGACAGTGCGGCATTAGATACGCCATCGCTGGCGCTGGCCAATGCGGTACGGGAAACTCTGCGTCTGGGGGATGTGGTAGAGCAGATGCTGGTGGGCTTTAATGAAGTGTTAGCAGGGAATCAGCAGCACCGCCGTGAAGTGGCTCATTTGAAAGATGAAACAGATATGTTGTACGGTGCGATTAAGCTCTATCTGGCAAGACTGCCGCAAGAGAGTTTAAGCACGGTCGATTCCCGCCGTTGGGCCGAAATTATCGATACTGCGGTAAATCTGGAACAGGCAGGCGAGATTATCGACCGTATGACCTCTGAGGTATCCTCTAAATCGCTGGGAGTGCGCAAATCTTTTTCTTTAAAAGGCATGGAAGAACTCAATACCCTGTATTTACGTCTGGTTAAAAATCTGGACTTAGCCATGTCGGTATTTCTGTCCGGTGACATTGATAATGCTCGTCGCCTGCGTCGCGCCAAGCATCGCTTTCGCCTGCTGAATCAGCGTTACTCTTTGGGGCACGTAGAGCGCCTGCATCATAAGAATCTGCAAAGCATGGAGACCAGCTCACTGCATATGGGCTTACTGGCGGATATGAGAAGGCTTAATTCGCTGTTTTGCGCAGTGGCTTATTACGTGTTGGAAGTGCAGGATGAAGAGAGTCACTCTGATGGAGACGCAGGGGTAACTAACTAA
- a CDS encoding nucleoside hydrolase, producing MRLIIDCDPGNGVVGANVDDGLALALAIAAPDISLELITTVSGNTPSMVGFSVARALVERLGLNIPVRRGASQALVEPAGPWRDKLDHGAERSGLTNLWQQVPTLRMADYEAPLAAHEIGKLICSNPGEITLVAIGPLTNIAHAIQLYPDLVHHVAEIVIMGGVFNVDGYIKDTNFGVDPEAAHVVLTSGANITLVPMDATVQTQMLHQDLDKIAEIDTPLCHFLVETIRPWMDYSIQTRGLPGCWIHDVLVVAWLLDRSVATYTSRYVDVALEGVLTRGTTWQRDPHNLRLDVGIAPAQGKPVTVLQSVDNQKLLSIIHHNLNHYR from the coding sequence ATGCGCTTAATAATTGATTGTGATCCGGGAAATGGTGTGGTCGGTGCCAATGTTGATGATGGTCTGGCTCTGGCTTTAGCCATTGCTGCACCGGATATTTCGCTGGAGTTGATTACTACGGTTTCTGGCAATACCCCCAGTATGGTGGGTTTTTCGGTGGCGCGTGCATTAGTAGAGCGTCTGGGGTTGAATATTCCGGTACGTCGGGGTGCTTCACAGGCATTGGTTGAACCGGCAGGCCCATGGCGGGATAAGCTGGATCATGGTGCAGAACGCAGCGGTCTGACTAACCTGTGGCAACAGGTACCAACGTTGCGCATGGCGGATTATGAAGCCCCGTTAGCAGCCCATGAAATTGGCAAGCTGATTTGCAGCAACCCCGGTGAAATTACCTTAGTGGCTATCGGACCATTAACCAATATTGCTCATGCTATCCAGCTCTATCCGGATTTGGTTCACCATGTGGCTGAAATTGTCATTATGGGCGGCGTATTTAATGTTGATGGGTATATTAAAGATACTAACTTTGGTGTCGACCCGGAAGCGGCCCATGTGGTATTGACCAGCGGTGCTAATATTACCCTGGTTCCTATGGATGCCACGGTACAAACGCAAATGCTGCATCAGGATTTAGATAAAATAGCGGAAATCGATACGCCGCTGTGTCACTTTCTGGTGGAAACCATACGACCATGGATGGATTACTCCATTCAAACTCGGGGTCTGCCCGGCTGCTGGATCCATGATGTTTTAGTGGTTGCCTGGTTGTTGGATCGCAGTGTGGCTACCTATACTTCTCGTTATGTTGATGTGGCACTGGAAGGCGTATTAACTCGCGGCACGACCTGGCAGCGGGATCCGCATAATCTTCGCTTAGATGTGGGTATCGCACCGGCACAGGGTAAACCGGTTACCGTGCTACAATCAGTTGATAATCAGAAGCTGTTGTCGATTATTCATCATAACTTGAATCATTATCGTTAA
- a CDS encoding LacI family DNA-binding transcriptional regulator: MSNAVLNQHSRRVTRSDVAREAGTSVAVVSYVINNGPRPVAEATRERVLAAIKKTGYRPNGIARALASGTTRTYGLVVPNISNPFISSMAHALQQEAFTHGQVLLLGDAGDDRQRELELINNLLHRQVDGLLYTSVDRHPYIELIQASGTPFVMLDRVDPALKVSAIRVDEKAAAFQATSHLIEHGYRDIAIICGPREMLNTQDRINGWRDALQQNGLTVNEQWIFSTDYTREGGYQAAELMLQGKLPRALFATNELQALGCLRALSERSISVPDELALVCFNGTVESQFNVPSLTTVRQPVSKMAKAAIEMLKNWNDSPNVQEFAFELQIGESCGCSSQRRVHSTKLKR; this comes from the coding sequence GTGAGTAACGCAGTGTTGAATCAACATTCTCGCCGCGTAACGCGTTCCGATGTGGCACGTGAAGCGGGGACATCGGTTGCCGTGGTTAGCTATGTCATCAATAACGGGCCGCGTCCGGTTGCAGAGGCAACCCGCGAGCGCGTGTTAGCGGCGATCAAGAAAACAGGATACCGGCCAAATGGCATTGCCAGAGCCTTAGCATCGGGAACCACCCGAACTTATGGTCTGGTTGTGCCAAATATTTCTAACCCATTTATTTCTTCAATGGCACATGCTCTCCAACAGGAGGCATTCACCCACGGTCAGGTATTGCTATTAGGGGATGCAGGAGATGACCGCCAACGCGAACTGGAATTAATTAATAATTTGTTGCACCGTCAGGTGGATGGATTGTTGTATACCAGCGTTGACCGTCATCCTTACATTGAGCTGATTCAGGCCAGCGGTACGCCATTTGTGATGCTGGATCGGGTCGACCCGGCACTTAAGGTAAGTGCCATTCGCGTAGATGAAAAAGCCGCGGCGTTTCAGGCGACCTCGCATCTGATTGAACACGGCTATCGCGATATTGCCATTATCTGTGGGCCGAGGGAGATGCTGAATACGCAGGATCGTATTAATGGCTGGCGTGACGCGCTGCAACAGAACGGTTTAACGGTTAACGAGCAGTGGATTTTCTCTACTGATTATACCCGAGAGGGCGGCTATCAGGCGGCAGAGCTAATGCTACAGGGCAAACTTCCCAGAGCTTTATTCGCGACCAACGAATTACAGGCCCTGGGGTGTTTACGAGCCCTGTCCGAGCGTTCTATTTCTGTACCTGATGAGCTGGCGCTGGTGTGCTTTAACGGTACCGTTGAATCACAATTTAACGTGCCTTCTTTAACCACTGTTCGTCAACCGGTGAGCAAAATGGCCAAAGCGGCGATTGAGATGCTGAAGAATTGGAATGATTCCCCTAACGTACAAGAGTTTGCCTTTGAGCTACAGATAGGCGAATCCTGCGGGTGTTCGTCACAGCGAAGGGTTCACTCGACTAAACTGAAAAGATAA
- a CDS encoding MFS transporter → MTIINSSESLPQASSEMTAADERLTTQEGRKDFWRATFSCWLGTTMEYADFALYGLAAGIIFGDVFFPNATPVVALISSFATYSVGFIARPIGALLFGWLGDRKGRKLVMVITITLMGASTTLIGLIPSYATIGLWAPGCLAFLRFMQGLGAGAELSGGAVMLGEYAPAEKRGLVSSIIALGSNSGTLLASLVWLIVLQMDKQSLLEWGWRIPFLSSILIAAVALFIRRHMRETPVFERQKQVLEEQRRLAMEKGHQQVAEKDTRSFWKRTKAFWIMVGLRIGENGPSYLAQGFIIGYVAKVLMVDKSVPTMAVFIASLLGFLIIPLAGWLSDRFGRRITYRWFCILLVLYAFPAFMLLETREPIIVMITIIVGMGLASLGIFGVQAAWGVELFGVTNRYTKMAVAKELGSIMSGGTAPLVASAMLSYTGHWWPIAVYFVFMAGIGLVATFFAPETRGRDLNLPEDAI, encoded by the coding sequence ATGACAATAATAAATAGCTCTGAGTCATTACCTCAGGCTTCGTCAGAGATGACGGCGGCCGATGAGAGGCTGACAACGCAGGAAGGGCGTAAAGATTTCTGGCGGGCGACGTTTTCATGCTGGTTAGGAACCACCATGGAATATGCCGATTTCGCACTGTACGGGCTGGCGGCAGGTATCATTTTTGGTGATGTCTTCTTCCCAAATGCTACTCCGGTTGTGGCGCTAATCTCCAGCTTTGCTACCTATTCGGTGGGCTTTATTGCCCGACCTATTGGTGCGTTGTTGTTTGGCTGGTTGGGGGATCGTAAAGGACGTAAGTTAGTGATGGTGATTACTATCACGCTGATGGGGGCTTCAACCACCCTAATTGGCCTGATACCCAGTTATGCCACTATCGGTTTGTGGGCTCCGGGTTGCTTAGCCTTTCTGCGTTTTATGCAAGGGCTGGGGGCTGGTGCAGAACTTTCCGGTGGTGCCGTGATGTTGGGAGAGTATGCTCCGGCTGAGAAACGTGGTCTGGTATCATCAATCATTGCTCTGGGCTCTAACAGCGGTACTTTACTGGCGTCTTTAGTATGGTTGATTGTATTGCAGATGGATAAGCAGAGCTTGCTGGAGTGGGGATGGCGTATACCGTTCCTGTCCAGTATTTTGATTGCTGCGGTTGCGCTGTTTATTCGTCGCCATATGCGTGAAACACCGGTATTTGAGCGTCAAAAACAGGTTCTGGAAGAGCAGCGTCGTTTAGCCATGGAGAAAGGGCATCAGCAGGTTGCTGAGAAAGATACCCGTAGTTTCTGGAAACGTACCAAAGCCTTCTGGATTATGGTTGGTTTACGAATTGGTGAAAATGGACCTTCCTATCTGGCTCAGGGCTTTATTATTGGCTATGTGGCGAAAGTTCTGATGGTTGATAAGTCAGTACCCACCATGGCAGTATTTATCGCTTCATTGCTGGGCTTTTTGATTATTCCACTGGCCGGGTGGCTATCCGATCGGTTTGGTCGTCGAATTACCTATCGCTGGTTTTGTATTTTGCTGGTTCTGTATGCGTTTCCGGCCTTTATGCTGCTGGAAACCCGCGAACCGATTATTGTGATGATTACCATCATTGTTGGTATGGGACTGGCGTCACTGGGCATCTTTGGCGTACAGGCGGCATGGGGCGTTGAGCTGTTTGGTGTCACTAATCGTTATACCAAAATGGCGGTGGCTAAAGAGCTGGGTTCTATTATGTCGGGCGGAACGGCTCCGCTTGTGGCTTCGGCCATGCTGTCTTATACCGGTCACTGGTGGCCGATTGCGGTCTATTTCGTGTTTATGGCGGGTATCGGTTTAGTTGCAACCTTTTTTGCGCCGGAAACTCGGGGTCGCGACCTTAATCTGCCAGAAGATGCAATATAG
- a CDS encoding methyltransferase family protein has protein sequence MKYSALELRFPPPIIFVISLLIIGLINGCFPSFRMESALMLVLSGFCFLASGIIGLSSLAMFYRQKTTVNPINVTSATTLVDTGLYAFSRNPMYLALALLLLSICFWLGNLLGLVGVVLFIAFITRFQIIPEERALSEIFGENYQRYCQRVRRWL, from the coding sequence ATGAAATATTCAGCACTGGAATTGCGTTTTCCTCCACCGATTATCTTTGTTATTTCTCTGCTGATTATTGGCTTAATTAACGGGTGCTTTCCGTCATTCAGAATGGAATCTGCTCTGATGCTGGTGTTGTCCGGCTTCTGCTTTCTGGCGTCCGGTATTATTGGATTATCCAGCCTGGCAATGTTTTATCGCCAGAAGACCACAGTAAATCCCATTAATGTAACTTCGGCCACTACTCTGGTTGATACTGGACTGTATGCTTTTTCTCGTAATCCGATGTATCTGGCATTGGCTTTATTGCTGCTGAGTATCTGTTTCTGGTTGGGAAATCTGCTCGGATTGGTGGGGGTTGTGTTGTTTATTGCGTTTATCACTCGTTTTCAAATTATCCCGGAAGAAAGGGCTCTGTCTGAGATTTTTGGTGAAAACTATCAGCGTTATTGCCAACGTGTGCGGCGTTGGTTGTAA
- the menF gene encoding isochorismate synthase MenF, with product MKQISELVTQLHKRLQEVARPEPSRERITVSLTLQQRTSLLSWLAAQPVFPQFYWRQRDDLEEAAVCGEVIRFNDADSARQFLISNNVADMRIWGLNTFDQVETPSLNTPKSALFLPRIELLRDIDGGKLVVNLYSETSLADDVAIALKSIEQLTTSKPLPVLNVTVNSVQHQPEKQGWCDLLNQALAAIQQGQFEKVVLARKSTLSLNEPLNPAAFLNASEKVNHHCFHFMMRMDDKTAFLGSSPECLFLRVDQHLTTEALAGTVASSSDNQQAKQLGDWLMQDKKNQHENLLVVDDICQRLQGGILAIDVLPAEIVRLRKVQHLRRCIHAELAVANDADSLQRLQPTAAVAGLPREPARQFILQHEPFTRDWYAGSAGYISLNQTEFAVSLRSALVEGRNIHLYAGAGIVAGSDPEQEWLEIENKAAGLRTLLEE from the coding sequence GTGAAGCAAATATCTGAACTGGTGACGCAGCTGCATAAGCGCCTGCAAGAAGTTGCTCGCCCGGAACCAAGTCGGGAGCGTATTACCGTTTCCCTCACGCTTCAGCAACGTACCTCGTTACTCAGCTGGCTTGCGGCTCAGCCAGTTTTCCCACAGTTTTACTGGCGTCAGCGTGATGATTTAGAAGAGGCGGCGGTATGTGGTGAAGTGATCCGTTTTAATGATGCGGATTCTGCCCGTCAGTTTTTGATTTCTAATAACGTCGCCGATATGCGTATTTGGGGGTTGAATACCTTTGATCAGGTAGAAACGCCGTCATTAAACACGCCCAAAAGTGCATTGTTCCTGCCTCGTATTGAGCTGTTGCGGGATATAGATGGCGGTAAGCTGGTGGTGAACCTTTACAGTGAGACCTCGCTGGCTGACGATGTGGCTATTGCACTGAAAAGCATTGAGCAGTTAACTACCTCCAAACCGTTACCGGTACTTAATGTAACGGTCAATTCAGTACAGCATCAGCCAGAAAAGCAGGGGTGGTGCGATCTGTTAAATCAGGCACTAGCCGCTATTCAACAGGGGCAGTTTGAAAAAGTGGTGTTGGCGCGTAAATCAACATTATCACTAAATGAACCGCTAAATCCGGCAGCTTTTCTTAATGCCAGTGAGAAAGTTAATCACCATTGTTTCCACTTTATGATGCGGATGGATGATAAAACCGCATTTTTGGGTTCGTCTCCGGAATGCCTGTTTTTGCGGGTTGACCAACATCTGACTACCGAAGCGCTGGCGGGTACGGTGGCCAGTTCATCGGATAACCAACAGGCTAAACAACTGGGTGACTGGTTAATGCAGGATAAAAAGAATCAGCATGAAAACCTGTTGGTAGTTGATGATATTTGCCAGCGGTTGCAAGGCGGTATTCTGGCCATTGACGTTCTGCCTGCGGAGATTGTTCGCTTACGTAAGGTGCAGCATCTGCGTCGTTGTATTCATGCGGAGCTGGCGGTGGCTAATGATGCAGACAGTCTGCAACGGCTACAGCCAACGGCGGCAGTAGCCGGGCTTCCTCGTGAACCTGCCCGTCAGTTTATTTTGCAACATGAACCCTTTACTCGTGACTGGTACGCCGGTTCTGCCGGGTATATCTCTTTAAACCAAACCGAGTTCGCTGTTTCTCTGCGTTCTGCTTTGGTGGAAGGTCGTAATATCCATCTGTATGCCGGAGCCGGTATTGTCGCGGGTTCTGACCCCGAGCAGGAGTGGCTGGAGATAGAGAACAAAGCGGCGGGATTGAGAACGCTGCTGGAAGAATAA
- the nuoN gene encoding NADH-quinone oxidoreductase subunit NuoN: MTLTAQHMLSLLPLLIVGLTVVVVMLSIAWRRDHFLNATITVIGLNVALLSLFIVAQQPATDVTPLLRIDGFSIFFTALVLLASLATCTFAYPWLSGYPDNKEEFYLLVLIAALGGVVLAGANHLASLFIGIELLSLPLFGLVGYAYRQRRSLEASIKYMVLSAAASSFLLFGMALLYAGTGGLSFADLGHSMSDKVLHQPLLIVGLGMMLVGFGFKLSLVPFQLWTPDVYQGAPAPVSTFLATASKIAIFGALVRMFMYAPVADGESVRTVLAIIAFCSILFGNILALTQSNIKRMLGYSSIAHLGYLLVALIAVQGHQLSIETINVYLAGYLFASLGAFGVVSLMSSPYTGPDAESLYAYRGLFWHKPILSAVLTVMMLSLAGVPMTLGFIGKFYVIAIGVSADLWWLTVTVVVGSAIGLYYYLRTMVSLYLEAPQERQRDTPSNWALTAGGVVVLLSALSVLFFGLYPEPLIKLARYAFPMM; this comes from the coding sequence ATGACACTAACTGCACAACATATGCTTTCTCTATTACCGCTGTTAATCGTTGGATTGACCGTGGTGGTTGTGATGCTGTCCATTGCGTGGCGACGCGATCACTTCCTTAATGCAACGATTACGGTTATTGGCCTTAACGTTGCGCTGCTTTCGCTGTTTATTGTTGCACAGCAACCGGCAACGGATGTGACCCCGCTGTTACGAATCGATGGATTCTCAATCTTTTTCACCGCACTGGTGCTGCTGGCTAGTCTGGCAACCTGTACCTTTGCTTACCCATGGCTGAGTGGCTACCCGGATAATAAAGAAGAGTTTTATCTGCTGGTGCTGATCGCTGCATTGGGTGGGGTGGTATTGGCTGGTGCTAACCATCTGGCATCGCTGTTTATTGGTATTGAACTGCTTTCACTGCCGCTGTTTGGTCTGGTGGGTTATGCCTATCGCCAGCGCCGTTCACTGGAAGCGTCCATTAAATATATGGTGTTGTCTGCTGCAGCCTCTTCATTCTTACTGTTTGGTATGGCGCTGCTGTATGCGGGAACCGGTGGCTTGTCCTTCGCCGATCTCGGTCACAGCATGAGTGATAAAGTGCTGCATCAACCGTTGTTGATTGTTGGTCTGGGTATGATGCTGGTTGGTTTTGGCTTTAAGCTGTCGCTGGTGCCGTTCCAACTCTGGACGCCGGACGTTTATCAGGGTGCTCCGGCTCCGGTATCAACCTTTTTGGCTACCGCCAGTAAGATTGCTATCTTCGGTGCACTGGTGCGGATGTTTATGTATGCGCCGGTGGCTGATGGTGAGTCGGTTCGTACCGTATTGGCGATTATTGCCTTCTGTTCCATTCTGTTTGGTAACATTCTGGCACTGACCCAAAGCAACATTAAGCGGATGCTGGGTTACTCTTCTATCGCTCATTTGGGTTACCTGCTGGTAGCGCTGATTGCGGTTCAGGGTCATCAGTTATCAATTGAAACCATCAACGTCTATCTGGCCGGTTATCTGTTTGCCAGCCTGGGTGCGTTCGGTGTGGTCAGTCTGATGTCCAGCCCGTATACCGGCCCGGATGCTGAGTCTTTATATGCTTATCGCGGTCTGTTCTGGCATAAGCCAATTCTGTCTGCGGTGTTAACCGTGATGATGCTGTCTCTGGCCGGTGTGCCGATGACATTGGGCTTTATTGGTAAGTTCTATGTTATCGCAATCGGTGTGAGCGCTGACCTGTGGTGGTTAACCGTTACGGTAGTGGTAGGTAGTGCGATTGGTCTTTACTACTATCTGCGTACCATGGTCAGCCTGTATCTGGAAGCGCCGCAAGAGCGTCAGCGTGATACGCCAAGCAACTGGGCGTTAACCGCCGGTGGTGTGGTGGTTCTGCTGTCGGCATTATCGGTGCTGTTCTTCGGTCTGTATCCGGAGCCACTGATTAAGCTGGCACGGTATGCATTTCCGATGATGTAA
- the nuoM gene encoding NADH-quinone oxidoreductase subunit M — protein MLLPWLILLPFIGGFLCWPSERLGKQVPRYVALISMGLTLVLSLYLWMESGFTVTSPQNMWLAEPFRVDWIPSLGIQIHLALDGLSLLMVVLTAFLGLLAILCSWTEGQRSQGFFHLNLLWILGGVMGVFLAVDMFLFFFFWEIMLVPMYFLIALWGHKGSDGKTRISAATKFFIYAQASSLFMLIAIVGLVFVHFKATGVMTFNYEDLLNTPMSYEVQFLLMLGFFIAFAMKMPVVPLHGWLPDAHSQAPTAGSVDLAGLLLKTAAYGLLRFSLPFFPEASHAFAPIAMWLGVLGIFYGAWMAFVQTDIKRLIAYTSISHMGFVMIAIYSGSVLAYQGAVVQMIAHGLSAAGLFIISGQLYERLHTRDMREMGGLWKRIRYLPALSLFFAVATLGMPGTGNFVGEFMILFGSYPVVPVITVVATFGLVFASVYSLVMMQRAYYGAPKSDKPIAGMNVRELSMVLLLVVLLVLLGVYPQPVLDTSHSAVSTISQWYNAAASVSPDMSIGK, from the coding sequence ATGCTACTACCTTGGCTAATACTTTTACCCTTTATCGGCGGCTTCCTTTGCTGGCCGAGCGAGCGCTTAGGTAAACAAGTGCCTCGTTATGTTGCGCTGATATCGATGGGGTTAACGCTGGTTCTCTCCCTGTATCTGTGGATGGAGAGCGGTTTTACCGTCACTTCTCCGCAGAACATGTGGCTGGCTGAACCATTCCGCGTAGACTGGATTCCAAGCCTTGGCATTCAGATCCATCTGGCATTAGATGGTCTGTCACTGCTGATGGTTGTATTGACGGCTTTTCTGGGGCTGCTGGCTATTCTCTGTTCATGGACAGAAGGTCAACGCTCACAGGGTTTCTTCCATTTAAACCTGCTGTGGATTCTTGGCGGGGTGATGGGGGTGTTCCTGGCGGTCGATATGTTCCTGTTCTTCTTCTTCTGGGAGATTATGCTGGTTCCGATGTACTTCCTGATTGCTCTCTGGGGGCATAAAGGATCTGACGGTAAAACCCGCATTAGCGCAGCGACTAAATTCTTTATTTATGCGCAGGCCAGCAGCCTGTTCATGTTGATTGCCATCGTTGGTCTGGTGTTTGTTCACTTCAAAGCCACCGGTGTGATGACCTTCAACTATGAAGACTTGCTGAATACGCCAATGTCTTACGAAGTGCAGTTCCTGCTGATGCTGGGCTTCTTTATCGCCTTTGCGATGAAAATGCCGGTAGTGCCACTGCACGGCTGGTTGCCGGATGCTCACAGTCAGGCACCAACCGCAGGTTCTGTTGACCTTGCCGGTCTGCTGTTGAAGACCGCTGCTTATGGTTTACTGCGTTTCAGTCTGCCGTTCTTCCCGGAAGCGTCTCATGCATTTGCGCCAATCGCTATGTGGCTGGGTGTGTTGGGGATCTTCTACGGTGCATGGATGGCGTTTGTTCAGACCGATATTAAACGTTTAATCGCTTACACCAGTATTTCCCATATGGGCTTTGTGATGATCGCTATCTATAGCGGCAGCGTATTGGCTTATCAGGGTGCGGTGGTGCAGATGATTGCTCACGGTCTGTCGGCTGCCGGTCTGTTTATCATCAGTGGTCAACTGTATGAGCGCCTGCATACGCGCGATATGCGTGAAATGGGTGGTCTGTGGAAGCGTATTCGTTATTTACCAGCGCTGTCGCTGTTCTTTGCCGTAGCGACGTTAGGTATGCCGGGAACCGGTAACTTCGTTGGTGAATTTATGATTCTGTTTGGAAGCTATCCGGTAGTTCCGGTTATTACCGTGGTGGCAACGTTTGGTTTGGTATTCGCATCAGTTTACTCACTGGTTATGATGCAACGTGCTTATTACGGTGCACCAAAATCTGATAAACCAATTGCAGGCATGAACGTGCGTGAGCTGTCCATGGTGCTGTTACTGGTGGTGTTGCTGGTACTGTTAGGCGTTTACCCTCAGCCGGTTCTGGATACGTCACACTCTGCGGTGAGCACCATTTCTCAATGGTATAACGCTGCGGCTTCCGTATCTCCAGACATGTCTATAGGAAAGTAA